The genomic region CTGGGTCTTGTTGCACAAATgaattgttattatttctgaCTGGATTAAGCATTAATAACAAATAGGATAAGAAGTGTCCCACAAATcgtatttatttctgtatctgaGCAGATGCCTCGGCTTACAGGCTTTGCTTGCTAATGCCATCTTTGTCTTTATAAACTGCAGAGAATTAAAGACAGAGTCTACGCTGCTACCTGAGTTTGTTTTCTGGATACAGTGGCTGTAATGTTAAATACTCCAAGAAACCCAAATGATTGTGACAGGTACTATAAAGCAAGTTAGACATTTAGCATACACTTTTGCTGAGGAAACTGATACATACaaggcaaagaagaaagcaCCTATTTTAGCACTTATATTAAAGTAACAATCAGTCAATATTGCTGAGATTTTCAAATTGATAGATTTAATTTGTCCTCAGTACTGTGAAATGAGCTGTCATCCTTTCATAATATATCTATGTCCGTGGACTCTAAATGCCTATGCAGCATAGAAATGAGCAATCTAATGTCGAAGTAATTACTAGTAATAATCAAGACAGCAACTGTTCCCTGTGAAATATATCCTGATACTCAGTTAATTTCATAAATTTTCACACAGCCAGTCATTTCATTAGCTTTTGCAGTTGTCTGAGAGAGAAAGGTTAATGTAGCAAATATTACTTAGTTTTTTATAGTAAAATGTGTCCTCTTCATATGAAAGTAAATGAAGTGTGTGGACCAGGGGAGATGTGTAGCCAGGTATTTATTCCACTGCTGTTCATGCTAATGTGTTACACCACTTGCTGCATTAAATTTCTGTGTCATTTTATAGAGATACTCAGTTTGGATAATCATTTTAATTCCCTCTTCTTATGAATCTATTTTTCAGAGCAGGTTCTTGACAAATAGGGGCCTCCACTAGGGAGTTATCAAAAGAGTAAGCTCACAGCTGTTATAATTCTGCAAGCTAAGTAGATAATCTAGAGAGATTTTAAATGGCACAGGATGTCAAGTTTCATCTGCTTCTACAGGTAAATGTGTTTTGCCATCAGGAAAATTTTCCTAAAATACAGAGTATTATCTAAAAACAtcatgcttttatttcctgtctTACAACTATTTTCATCAAGCTGAACcatttcttactttatttttaaagcattttatttttttattattcctacCTAGTCTTCTTGATTCTATTTTTCCTAACGAAAACaaatctcttttctgttttcctttttttcttctctgagctATTTCTGATTATCTTTCACCATTTGTTTATTAAGCAGTCTAGAGCTGTTTTTCCAAATGTAGATGGACTGAAATCGTACTAAGGAAATGACTGCTGTTGACTGAAGCATGTGCCACTTTGCTGATAcgaaaaaaaaatgcatttttattgtcTTCCATTGAAAAGTCTGTCTAATTTGCAGTCTGTCTAATATGACTGCCTTTTCTTGTGGTCCCTCAAAGTACTGAAATTTTCTGTGTTAATTCTTTTCCAGTATTGTATCAGCTAATTTTAGTGCTTCTAGTAAGGCTCAGGAAACTGTTGTGCTCAGTGTTCTGCAGCAACAGGAGACCACACCTACTTCCTTTTGGATTGCATTTCCCAGATCCACTGACAttggttttctttcatggtCTAGAAAGAAACAGGAGTTCTAAAAAGAACATGAGACAAAGAATATTCTTTTTAGAACATGAGACAAATAGGTTTCTCTTAGTtgaatgagaaataaaagccagaaaaacacgcaaacaaacaaacaaaaaaaacccacaacaatcTTACAATATAGCTCTTTGAAATTTTGCCATTATCACATTGAAAgataggaaggaaagaaggaaagaaagggagtCGGGATCAAGCCTAAGGACATTAGGTAGACTTAGAAACAACACAACATACTggtgtggaaatatttttggctCTCAGAAATAGTTGAAGGAGTGATACACCAGCTTATGCAAAAACTGACATCTCACAATAGGGCTTTATACTAGTATCAAAATTCTCTTAACGTTTTCACAGAACTATCCATAAAAATACTATCTCAGTGCTCAAacggtcaaaaaaaaaaaaaaaaagaaataatgggaAATACTAGGAAAAGGACAGAAGACCTATTTAATTCATAACATCCCCAGTTCTACACATGCAGTGttactcatttaaaaataattaatggaGAAGAGTTACAAAAACTATCAAAGATAATAATTTCCATAgaataaaagattaaatatcAGCTTCTTTCACTTAGAAAGGTAGAACCAGGGTAGATTACATTAGAGGATGGTAAAATCAGGAATGgcatggagggaaaaaatacagaatgattATTGGTTGCATCTTACAGCAAGAATTAGGGGATACCTGATTAAGTTGTCAGGGAGTCAATAAGCAAAGATAAGCACTTCTTCAAGAAATGCAGAATCAAAttgtatgaaattaaaatttcaagCTCATTGATGTATTTTGGATATCAAAACCATgaatgggttaaaaaaaaaaaagctatacgAATTCATAAGAAAAAAGTCTGTAGAGAGCTATTAAAACACCTTGATAGAAATACAATCTTTGTCAAACTGTGTTCACAAACTGCTGTTTCCAGGAAGTTAGGAGACAGGGAAAGAACTATTTTCTAATGGTCTTGCTTCTCATATGCCTTTTGCAAAACCTTTGCTATGGGTTGCTACTGCAGACAAAACCCATctgtccatttttatttttaacaaacttaaATATAGGCctaattttttttagcagtgATGTGATTGCATTTGGCATTACAATCATGCATATAGCCTGCTTGACCTACAGTATAGACTTTTCCATCAAGCAATATATTTACAATATATTCTTAAAGTGTTATTCTAGTGTCACAGAAAACGACAACGTTTGGACAGGTATAGGAATTTTTACTGCAATTTTTGTATGATTGCAAAAGCAAAGTAGTTCTGCTTTGAGTATCACTGTGACAGGATAACTCCTTTTACTTGATTACGTACAAAGAATGCATGAGCTTTCCAAAGTTATATTCAGGCAATGTATTATTCACAACAGttaacaggaaatatttttatatggtCTTCTATCCTCTGTTCTGTATCTGTATGTTTTTCTGCTTACAATCATACTATTAATGATGAGTTAGTCATATGTTATCCTGCAACTACAAGTATAGAAATGCTTTCGCTGCATACATTGACTTAAAAACTTCGAGTGCTATCCTTGGAACTTGATGGGAGAGCTTTCAGtctgtctttgtctttgttGGTTCCAAAGGTTCCAAATAATCTCCTGTATACGAGCCTGTGGATCTATGTAACTACTTTTGAAATTGAGCTCTTTTAACATGAGGGATCATTAGTATTTGTTTTATATCAggtatttgcttgtttttaaatgtgtgttaTCACATTGTACTTGTAATTTTAATAAACTTAGCATGAGCTGTCAATTAGTTTTCTTGAGCAGAGGGAACTAGCTCTCTTAGAAGCACCCATTGGCTTTCAGGAGATGTATGGCAGCTGGCTTTCCCTAAGCTatagggaaaaaggaagaggtacttcatttaaaaaaagaagtcaaataCACTCTACTAACTAACTTAAATTGGCTTCAACTCAATTTCACTTAGCTATTAAGTTTTTAGAAGAGcaacaacatatatatatttgtatcccaatataaacttttaaaaagttttcattttacagtttttgcttttcttaaaaatctctttttatcCAATGtagtaatttcttttgaaatttccctgctgctgggattTCAATAGATGGGTCAATAATGACAAACTTTGTTGATATAAAGTAGACCAATCCTATATGGAACAGTCTGATATCCAAGCTGATAGTCTTCTTGTGTATAATCCTTATTCTGACATGTTCAGATGACAGAAATATGTAAGTCAGAAGAGACAAAGAGGGAAAATCTCAAAAGATTGTGTTGTGCAGGTATGAAAATCGGATTTCACAAGAGTGAAAATACATCTGGCCAAAGAAGCATCAATATTTTGTTCCTATGACCAGTTTATCTTCTGGTCAGTTGTCAtaccactttttctttcttccccacaagtaaaaaaaaaaaaaaaaaaaaaaaaaaatctgttatcaAAGATTGTAATACAGCAAAGCAACACTTGTGACATGGTTTCTCTGAATGGATTGTCTAGCTAGCTGCAGGGATAGATTTTGTTGCAACATTGTTTTTGCCACAGTTCGTGTTTTGAACATCAATGTTGGGATCATTCAGGCCAGAGACATTGGAGATCTGGTTGGCTTTGCCAAGGTTCTTAATGATATTGATGTTGTATTTGGCCGTTGccacaaaactgttttctagtAACCAACCATCTGATTCACCCTCCAGGTCTCCTAGCAAAAGAACATTCTTCACTGCTGTTTGTAGGTACCGGACACCAGTAAGCACGGAGAGCTGTAAGAAAAGATTAGTGGTTAAACAGAGCTTAAATTACAGCCTCAATCCTACCACTGTTTGCTTTCTGACTTGTTTATTTACATGtctattatttaaaattgagtaaaataaatacattctttaTCCCAGTGTTAGAGCAATCTCCCAGTTAATTACATgttttagaatgaaaaataccacgcagagattttttttttccgttctTCAGGTACCATTCCCACTTGCATGTTATTAGTGCATAAATACCTAGAATTACATGGGAATGCTGCAGGCTCAGAGACTAATCGTAAAATGAATGATCACTTAATGGAGCCATCAATGATTACGGAAGGCAGGTGtgacaaaaaccaaaaacttgTCTGCTCATTTCTATGGAACTTATTCCACTGACCTTCATTAAATCAGTATTGCCTTGAAGGTTTTCAATCATTCCTGTGTAAGCTGTATATGTCGTACATGCTGATGCATAAATAAAGAAGGATGGCCTACAGAAGAGGCTCAAGTATAAGTTTAGGGAAAAGCTCCACTTTCAGTGCGCTCAGCTTGTCAACACTGAAAGGAGAACAGAGAGCAGGCTTGCAGCTTTTTCCTGTGCTGCCAAATATCTATCGTTTTTGCCATCACCACCCAATCTAACACTGCCTAAGGACTATTGTGGCAAACTATTTTAAATACCGTTAATATTTATGCAATAGAGTAATAATCAGGAAAATTAActattattaaaaacagaagaaacagtattttagcCTATACTATTGGGGTTATCTGCATGCAGATGACAATAtccagacagcttttttttttttttacaggtgtCAGTAGAAAGACTGCACCTTTGAAGGTGTGTATGCTTGCTTGTGATATGCTAATTTGGACTGCATAATAAGCAATCTGATCTGTATCTAAAATGTATCCCGTGTTTGCAAGTACTGTTTATATGGTAAAGCAATGTAATATAGAAAGGAGGCTTTGAGATGTTAATATTTATGcttaatttttactgtaaataaaattcaTGTATTCACCAAAGGCCTGCCTCACATTTCTGATATTCTTTCCTAAAACTGCCTCAAAACAACCTTATACCTTCCACCTAATTTCCTTGCTGTTGCGTTACTGCATGTGTTATCCTGCATCTGGTCCTGTAAGTGCTTCAGGGAAGTGAATTTGCCATAGTCTGTTGAAAAAAGCTCTGTAAACGTACAGAATCATGTTAATAATTTCTAGTAGTTCTCATCTTCAACGAGACTTGCTTCTGCTCTGGGCTTTGAGAAAGCTGTCTGTACTAGGGAAAGTCCTGCAACACTCCTGAAGTGCTGATGGACTTGTTCTAGATACCGAGCTACTTCTCACACTCGTCATACATTACACCATAGTTATTTCCCATCCCAGAGAGCAAGCATGTTGGATGTATCTGACACAGACCGTTTTTATAAAACTTACCTCAAACAACCAAATAAGCAATGCTGCAATACCAATGGATCTCATAATAGCTGTGTAGTAATCCAGCAGGGCCTCTCTGCACCCCTTCACCCAGATATTGAGCTCCTCTGTCAGGAAATTGTAATTGTAGTGAGCACTGTTGTTTGTCAGATGGTACTGGATACAGGGCCGTGGGGAACTTGGattgcagcagctgaagggtACTCCATCCACCAAGAACTTCCCATCAACATTACTCTTCAGACGGCTGCAACAGGATAGAAAATTTCGGCATTATAAATCTGGTAGCAGCAGCAGAATGTGtccatattttttctaaaaggaTGTAATGAAAGTCTGCTGCAATGCGGGCCTCTAAtgtaacagaaggaaaatgagaatataTTTGCAACTGGAAATGTTGCTCACTGCAGGAAAactatatttttcatttgcagtatttttatgtGTGGGATCAGTGTAGTATCTCGTGATTTTTGGTATTGTATGTGTAAGTTGCAGATTTGGTGTTCATGGAGATGATGTCTTTTTAGACATCTTTGCACTGAGAATATTAAAGACAATTTTAGAATTTGTCTGTCTTGGCAAAACACTAATGGAAGTTATGATCCTTGAAACCCTGTGTCTTTACTTCTGGATTGATTCTGAATCCAAGCATTTCTAAAGAGAAGCTAATGCAAGAACAACTATGCATGCCATAGGAATCACTACAGAATCAGTAGAAATTGTCCACTGGCTAGAATATATGAAAGACAACCTAATCCCAGATATCCAGCTTTCACTATTTGCTAAtagaatttttaatgttttgcaaGACATCCTCAGTTGTtaatcttattttccttttctcatacAGATATCCTAAATTAAAGGGAAGGAAGGCATCACAGAAGCTGTTCAGGTAAACAAGAAGCAGTGGTCACTGTGGTCCAGTGTTCCTCCAGCATTTGGGGACTGAATGTATCATTCAAAAGAAACATAGGCTGAAAAGAATATCAGAATTTGTGGCTGTCCTGAGGTGGCAGAATAATCACCTTCACTTTATTGCTCTGggcattttctctctcatttttgtttGGTATAATTTTCTGTCAATAATATTTTCCTCAAAgatatttccaaataaataaagatcaTCTGCTGTTTTCCACTTAAGAGAAATTTAGGCATTAATTCCTCCATTTTTTAATGTCTAGCTCTTCACTTTGTGGCCTGGTAACAGcaactggtggaaaaaaaaatacaaaagagcCCATGTAGtccacagaaagcagaattaaGTGTGCAAGCAGCGTAACTGGCATAGGCAAACTGACTTACTGGTAAGGAAACAAGGGGAGCCAGTGAGGTACAGAAGAGAAGGCCAAAATATGGGTGGAGAAAATAAACCttacagagggagaaaaggaaggcagGCAGATTGTGAAAGGGAAGCTTTTACCTAGTCTAGCAAAATGCcctgtatacttttttttttttttccttcctgccatGTATGTGATACTGAAGAAACTTCTTTTTACTGAAAACAGTAACAGTTTCCAGACTTTGGTTATGTCCCCCTTGCCCTTTTATTTCCTCCACGTAGCAAACTAAGTAAAGTTGTCTTGATATTGTTAGAAGGGAAGAGCTCAGTAACAAAAGCTGAGGGAGCGAGACATTAACCAGTATTCATTGCTGTAATTCAGATATGGCATTGTAAAGCTGAACTTGCTTATGAGactatataaaaaaatgttttttatctAACTAAAGGAATGATAGGATTATGCTGCTGTAAACTGCTTCATCCTCATGCCATTTCCATTGACTGACTCAATTTCTTGTGACACTGTGGTGTTggtaatgcagaaataaaagaggagagggaagaggattATGAAGGAAGGTGAAAAGTTCAGTTTTGGAGAGATTCCTTTTGAGTTAAGTATGAATTTtcaacttctttgcctcttAATCTACAAAGTACTAATTGACATACAGTACAAGATGAAACCAAgaaaaattttcttctgcttcctttcagaaTGTTACAAGCTGGACTTCGATCCTAGTGAtttcatatgaaatattttactacCGGATTTTGGAAATAATAGTATAATTTGGTTACACAGCACCAACATTAATTCTAGCAATCAAGATGGGATCATCTAGTTTAtatgcagtaaaataaattctgcaGTATAATTATTTCATTCATATACTTTTCCATGATGTCTTCTGTCTGCATGGGGCAAAAATTAAATGACTGTATATTTCCAAAATGAACGCAGAGCACAGGTGACCCTGCAAATGAAATATGAGTTTAAGACCCATGGAAAACATTGCTGTTTCTACATGGCTCACAGAAATACAAGGTAGTATATTTTACCTTTGTACTTACAGTAGGATACTACTCTAATAGTGGTCTAGAAAAAGTGTCACTTCTGCTATTATTTACTAAAAGTTGTTGCATTAATTAAAGCACCAGTGTGTTTGTGAACATGCCTATGATCACAGAAACGTTAGCTCTTCTTGAGGTAGCCCTGTTAGCAGTCATTCAGAATGATCTTTGAGAAGTCTTCTAGCCACAGGATGTCATTTTggtaaggaggaaaaaacactgCTAGATTTTTTGGCTGCTGGCAGAAAACAAGCAGTTTTGTATTCTCTTTAAAGTCAATATGTCTCAAGTTCTTTTGACACTACTGTTATATACTTTCTGTTCAATACAAATTTGTGTTGAAggagttttttttccctagaattTTCCGTCAAGACTAGTAAATACTTACTCCAGAACTTCCTTGGAAGCCATATTCAGGTAACGAGCAGATACCCACTGAACTTCAAACCAGTCTCTAAAGCCATTGTTTCCACAGCACTGGAATCCAATTTGCAACATATccactgttttctttaagaaacatCTTCCAGGTATGTCAGTGTCCTTATAGAACTTAATAGCATCCCTCAATCCTAGATAGAGAGATTCTTCCAGTTCGTTCCTCATGGTATAGCACATGAGAGCACCCAACAGGATGCAGAAGGTAAAACAGAAGGTACACATGATATATGGGAGCATAACTAGTTTCCACCGAGAGAACTTGTTGGCATCTGAGCAGTCATAGCAGATTTTGCCACCCAGGAAGTTGATGATACATGCTATGACCCCTACAGAGATCAGCATGTTGGGGACAGAGTTAATGTCTCCTTTTGCCATCACTTCGTTGTGCTTCTTGATCTCTATTTTCAGAAAGAGGCCAAGACTGAAGAGAACGATCCCACTCACTACAGAAACCCAGTTGAGGATCCATAGGATCTGAGCCAATTTGTCTCTTTTAGTTTTGGTGAATTTTACTTTGAGGACAGCCATAGTCAGATCAGCACTAGGAAAAGAAGCGTAGGTCAAGGAAAGCCCGTAATCTGCTTAGGAGCATGTGTCCAAGGCATGCAGCAGAAAtctgaagaagagagagagagattactGCCTGTCTGACTGAGTATTTATAGAGCCTACAGAGAACTTCCTGTACAGCCTCACGCACTCTGAGATATGCCAAGAGTGTGTTCCACATCTTGCTTAAGTTTCATGCAACATGAATctcttagaaaaataattctaagaGCTGACtagagcaattaaaaaaacaagtgaacCATAGGACCAATGAACTCTGCCCTCCTATGGACTTTTGTCTAAAGAGCAATTTTCTGTGCGAATTTTATGATGTCTACAAGTGAGCTAGTCTGCTGTCTTTCCCTTCTACTCATTGCTGGTATTTTCTTGATGATTCTAGGAATTTATAATTTGTAGACTAATGTGTCCTGGTCATATTTAAGTTTAAAAGCTGCTAAGCAGAACAAGCAAATGCAGCATAACCACGTAAGACTTTTTTCAGGGGGTCTGGGCGGGAATAGTACCAGAAACACAGTATCTTGTGTGTTTTTAGACATTTCATCATCTATCTTATTTTCCCCAGCTATTAGCCAATCTAAGAAACCGTCTTTCCCAACATTTTATCTTACTTCTTTGTATCATTATGGTTTCTGCAAGACTACTGCTAACTTCTCTTTTGCACCTATCCAGTTATATCAAAGTCACAGGTAGAAGCAACTAATAACTGCTTTACACCCAAGATATAAAACCTGTTAGTGCTAGAGACTATGCGTTTTCAGTCCACATGATGTGGATTTAGAACTGTGCTGCAGTACCTCAGGATTAAGTGATAAAATGACAACACTATCTTCACACTGTTCTTCTATTGTATGCTTCATCCCTTGTTCAAAAGGATCATGCTCTGCTGGTACAGAATTAAGCCTCCATAAGAATTCAGCTGACAGCCTGTCTGCTAAGCCTGGAGACAGTAGCTTTGATTGCTTCACCAGTTAAGCAGTTCATGACTTGAACTTAAATAGCTGTAGATGGCTGCTgcaataagtttttttttctttttcctcttgataCTCAGGTCTCAGAGCACGCAACGGAGAGAATCTGTTATTGTGAAATTACTGATACACAGTTCACATTCAATGGCTAGTGTATGCAGCActctttgtttctgtgaaatgtatgtatatatgtctATATGTATGTCTGTATGTCTATATATATgtctgtatgtatgtatgtctAATGTTAAAACATGAAACTTCCGTGTGCAAGAGAAACTCTCCTAGTAAATCCTTGCCTCTGATAATTCTCAAAT from Anser cygnoides isolate HZ-2024a breed goose chromosome 5, Taihu_goose_T2T_genome, whole genome shotgun sequence harbors:
- the LOC106042784 gene encoding photoreceptor outer segment membrane glycoprotein 2 — translated: MAVLKVKFTKTKRDKLAQILWILNWVSVVSGIVLFSLGLFLKIEIKKHNEVMAKGDINSVPNMLISVGVIACIINFLGGKICYDCSDANKFSRWKLVMLPYIMCTFCFTFCILLGALMCYTMRNELEESLYLGLRDAIKFYKDTDIPGRCFLKKTVDMLQIGFQCCGNNGFRDWFEVQWVSARYLNMASKEVLDRLKSNVDGKFLVDGVPFSCCNPSSPRPCIQYHLTNNSAHYNYNFLTEELNIWVKGCREALLDYYTAIMRSIGIAALLIWLFELSVLTGVRYLQTAVKNVLLLGDLEGESDGWLLENSFVATAKYNINIIKNLGKANQISNVSGLNDPNIDVQNTNCGKNNVATKSIPAAS